Within Spinacia oleracea cultivar Varoflay chromosome 4, BTI_SOV_V1, whole genome shotgun sequence, the genomic segment TTCTCTtctattattaattatgattaatattttttttccttgtggtaataataattatatactACATTCAGATTACTCGAGGCAATGGTCGAGGGAGTAAATTACAATTTATTCCACCAGGGTCCATGAAGAATTTTGCTTCTAGTATAAAGCAACGAGATCGTAATATTCAGAACTTATTATCCAGAAGGATGCAAAATGACCAAGAAGGACAATTTATTAGAGAAAACGTTGCTAAAAAAAGACATGGACTTTAGCTGATGCCATTTTATAGAAAAAAGCAGCACAAAAAGAAGGTCAAGCAGTCCAACACATTGAAATGTAATCACAACTATCAAGACGGGAAAAATTAGGCGGTCAAGGTAAGTATAGCCTTTTATTTTTGAAGGTGGTTGCTGGTTAGTTACTACTAAATTAGGACTAGAAATGACTTGTTTATTACATAGATGCAGATCCTCATACTAGGCTTGGTGATCATGGAGAAGATTACATACTTGATGACATTCCTTATAACTATGAGGAAGATGAAAACGAGAATGAACAATTACTTGGATATGGTGATGAGTTCGTTGAGAGTGAAAATGAAAGTGAGAATGTGGGATTAGAGAGTAGAGATTTAGAGATGGAGGGTAAAGTACtatatcatatatttatttaaacATTTTAATTATCTTACTTGTGATTTCTATTATTTGGTAAATCATGAACTTGATTAAACGGAGTACATGTATATAATGTAGTGAATCCCGAAGAGAAAAAAAGAGGGCCCACAATGATGCATCACGTGCACACACGTCCATTTGAGAAACGGAAGGCTATTGTTTTAAATGATCTTGGACAACCCATTGGGCCAGTATCCGAGGACGATGACGTTGTTGGAGAATTTTCTCGTTTTTTAGGTACAATAGCTCGTGATAATTCATATGCTCcactaacttttaaaacttgGTCTAAAGTTCCTAACAAAGAAAAGATGTGGGAATATGTGTTGGtatgtactttttttagtttattaattcttttttattcaattttcttttataaattatgatttaTAGCTAAAAACTTACTCTTTTTCAAGATGAAATACATTGTACCTGTTGAAGGTAAGGACTGGGTATTGAAGACTATCAGAGACGCATGGAGGGTACATAAATGCagaattaagaaaaaacattaCTATAGGTGGAAGAATGACAAAGAAAGGTGGAAACATCGACCTAAGCAAATTCCTGACAATGAGTTCTTGAAATTATTGGTTAtgtggaaaaataaaaatgagcaggtgattttaaatttatatgtGCTACGCTAAATGTTAGCAGATGCATTTCCATCCTTCTCATTTTATGAAACTTTTGAATATATCCCTAGCCTCACTGTATATATGTAGTTTGTTAATATTTATAGTATATTACTTACTAAATCTTTACTTAAATGGCTCTGTAGTTACGGTGTTTGCGTAATAAGGAACGTCGTTTGTCTCAAAAGAACATGCATACAGCTGGTCCAAAAGGCTTTGCGAGGATACGTGAAGAAATGGTAAAGTTAATTATAGCATATTCGATTGTTCTTTTGTGGTTTGGGATGTTTAGTTTTAAATGTTAATGCAAATGTTTCAAATGATTAGCCGAAGGGAAGTAATTGAACCTGGTGTTTAATGCTCCTTTTGGCCATTTGTGTTAATTGAATATCTCTTCATATTTGATTCATTTATCTTCTCTTGTATAATGTATTGCATGTCTTTTTGCTTTTATTATCTATTTAGAGAAATGAACATCCAA encodes:
- the LOC110785987 gene encoding uncharacterized protein isoform X2 — translated: MEVNPEEKKRGPTMMHHVHTRPFEKRKAIVLNDLGQPIGPVSEDDDVVGEFSRFLGTIARDNSYAPLTFKTWSKVPNKEKMWEYVLMKYIVPVEGKDWVLKTIRDAWRVHKCRIKKKHYYRWKNDKERWKHRPKQIPDNEFLKLLVMWKNKNEQLRCLRNKERRLSQKNMHTAGPKGFARIREEMRNEHPNKELPSLAEVFERTRKRKEGKVYKDSYDDTSKKIEAMKNYVPPNDGSGPTDAFLDTMGKEYDGR